The genomic region GACGGATGCTCCACTGCCTCCCGGAACACCGCGCAACCGGAGCCCAGAGGCCGTGAGTTTCTGGACAGCCAACCGTCACAACCCCGAGGCGCGTTACCCCTTCAAGGCGACCGACGACATTTTTGCGCTCGGAGCCAATCTCTACGACGTGCTGACGGACCCCTCGCCCGAGCGCAGTCAGAAGCGGCCTCCACTCGGAGGGGTAATGCCACCGCCCTCCCCGTTCAAGGTGACGCAAGGGCGCGTTCCGCAGGAATTGAGCGCCTATGCGATGCACCTGATCGCCAGTGAGCCCAAGGCTCGGCCTGCGACCGCGAAGGATGCGCGGCGCCCGCTGGAGGAATTCGCTCGATTCGAGCGCCCCGAGTGGCGAGGACTCCCCATTCACCCAGTCGCCGCGCAGCTCCCGCCAGAGCCCGCCAAGGCGGCGGCCGTGCCGTCTGCTGCGGGGGATTCTGCGCAGAAGGTTCCGGGCCATGTGGGACGCCTTTTCGTGCTCGCAGGGGCGCTGGCTCTGGCCGTGCTTGCGGCAGCCCTGGCCGCATCCCTGCTACCCAGCGCCACGCCCCACGCGCCCGCCAGCGTGGCCAGGGAAGCCCCAGCAATTCAACCTCCCACCTCGGCGTTGGCCGAAAAGCCGACAAGCCGCCCCGCTCCATTACCCTCGCCTCTCCCGACCCCCGAGGAGGCGACCCCTTCCGTGAATCAGCCCGAGCATTCCCCCTCCCCCGCCCTCACCCACGGCGTACCGAACCCGTCTCAAGTCCAGAAGGCCAGTGCTCAGCGCGTGCTCTCGAAAGCGCAGAGGTGTGCGCTCCTCGTGGCCTCCCTCGCTTGGGTCGAGGCAGGCTGCCCGGGTGTGCAGACGCGCCCGGCTCCGGAGTTGTGTCCGGCGAAAGCCGTGAAGGCCATGAAGCAAGAACTCGATTGGTCCTTGGACTCTGGAGAAACCCTCCTTGTCACTGTCGATGTGA from Stigmatella erecta harbors:
- a CDS encoding serine/threonine protein kinase, giving the protein MKVERLAQVDPRDLKPGQWVDGWCIVQRIGSGTYGVVYEVEKDGQRFALKLACHREQSGDPRQTDARAKREVACLQQIHHRHVIRMWAHGRWPEPRSGFLYIVLDFVDGYTLGQWVERTHPTPHEVAVLFLKLFDALEHLHGRGVLHRDLSLRNIMVSQEGEPVIIDFGAADYATAEELTDAPLPPGTPRNRSPEAVSFWTANRHNPEARYPFKATDDIFALGANLYDVLTDPSPERSQKRPPLGGVMPPPSPFKVTQGRVPQELSAYAMHLIASEPKARPATAKDARRPLEEFARFERPEWRGLPIHPVAAQLPPEPAKAAAVPSAAGDSAQKVPGHVGRLFVLAGALALAVLAAALAASLLPSATPHAPASVAREAPAIQPPTSALAEKPTSRPAPLPSPLPTPEEATPSVNQPEHSPSPALTHGVPNPSQVQKASAQRVLSKAQRCALLVASLAWVEAGCPGVQTRPAPELCPAKAVKAMKQELDWSLDSGETLLVTVDVTKGKMPRYPHNNNEEDNWAVFKDGPVTGALSEPNGKAPEGTILEGHLWTTGDKIVGRYFRARLPNGRTVPICVELRHGGMFKEEGSKPGKAVGSKETDAVAVTRWE